The Sporosarcina sp. Te-1 DNA window AACTCACTTTTCTTTAATTCAGAGATTACGTTCTTCACTCATTTCGTTATTGATTTGCTCATTTTAGGAGCATTATTTTTTCTTCGATTTCCTGCAATACCTCATATGCCCCTTCCGATCGGTTGGAGCATACAACCACGGTCGTTGCAGTACTCGGGTAATATGCAGAACGAAAACTAACGCCGGGATCATACCCCATTACATGATATTTAAAAATGTCAGATCCGTTTTTCTTAATCCATACGCCATACCCATAATAATCATCCCCATCATTTGCAACGTGCGGACTTAGCAATAGTTGCGTATACTCTTCGCTAAGGAGTCTGTTATCTAGTAGTGCTCTCCATAGCTTGGCCATGTCTCCAACTGACACATAAGCCCCTCCATCTGGTCCACCTTTAACAGGCAATGAGTAGATATTCGTTTTCCAAGTTCCATCTGGATAATCGATGTATCCCAATGCTGTATTCGATGGAACAGCATCCAATTCGAAATAACCCGAGTCTGCCATACCGGCTTTCTTGAAAATAAATTCTTGAATGTACTCGGCAAAAGGCAGCTGACTGGCTATCTCGATGATCAGACCAAGCAAAATATAACCAGCATTATTATAGTGAAATCGTTCTCCTACTTTTAACTTCATCGGCTGATCTTGAAATAGCGGCAGAAAATCCTTTACACTTCTGATTCGATACATCGGATTTTCAATCCATAATTCTTCAAAATCATCCATGACATCTTCATCAAAGTAGTCAGGCACGCCAGATGTATGAGTTAGAAGATGATGAATGGTAATATCCTTGTCAAAACTCGGAAAATCAACATCAAGACAATCAGCCAGTTTCATTTCAAATGAAAGTTTTCCTTTTTCAACAAGCTGGCAAATTGCAATGGCTGTGAATAATTTACAGCCTGATGCAATTCCGTATCGGGTAGTGGTTGTATTCTTTAGTTGGTCCGAACGATTCGCAAACCCATAGCTCGATGCGGCTAGCGTCCCCTCACTATTTTGAACTAGCACGCTGCCTGAGAAATTATTGTTCTGAATCTCCGTCATACTTGTAAGCATGTATATCCCCCTATTCATATTTACTTCTTTGCTCCACTTAGCACATATATCTATACTGTATCACCTAAATTTATTTAGTAGAGCTCAAAAACAGTTCCTAGTTGAAGTAGAGCCTGCCGGGGTTAAATGGATGCTTATTATTGTGAATAGGTCTTCTTAATTGGGAATGGGTATTGGAACTGAAACAAAGCCATTTGGCTGGACTTTTCAGTTGCAGACTTATAAATTGAAGAGAGAATTATTTATTTCGTCCCACGTCCTAGTGAGAGGAGATGACAGTACTGTGAAAACAACAGGAACTTTTACCGACAAGGCCGATATTTGCGCAAAGTCCCGCCCTAGTTATCCTAATGAATATATGGATTATTTATTTTCAGTTAACCAACTGGAAGAGGATCGGATGGTGGCCGACATTGGCTCAGGTACGGGGATATTTAGCGCCAGCTGCTTGAAAGAGGTTTACATGTTATTGGAGTTGAGCCCAATGACGACATGAGAAAGGTGGCAGAGCAATCATTAAAACATTATTCTCGTTTTCAATCAATAAAAGCAACGGCTGAAAATACCACTTTACAAGAAAGTAGTGTGGATTTAGTAACAGTTGCCCAGGCATTTCACTGGTTTGATAAAAAGGCATTCAAAATCGAATGTCAGCGGATTGTAAAACAACAGGCAAATGTAGCTCTTGTTTGGAATAGCAGGGATGTAACGAGCCCGATTATTCAAGAAACCGCAGAAATTTGCCAAAAAACCTGTCCAAATTTCAAAGGATTTAGCGGTGGAATCGAAGAAACTCCAGAAGTATTTAACCG harbors:
- a CDS encoding serine hydrolase encodes the protein MLTSMTEIQNNNFSGSVLVQNSEGTLAASSYGFANRSDQLKNTTTTRYGIASGCKLFTAIAICQLVEKGKLSFEMKLADCLDVDFPSFDKDITIHHLLTHTSGVPDYFDEDVMDDFEELWIENPMYRIRSVKDFLPLFQDQPMKLKVGERFHYNNAGYILLGLIIEIASQLPFAEYIQEFIFKKAGMADSGYFELDAVPSNTALGYIDYPDGTWKTNIYSLPVKGGPDGGAYVSVGDMAKLWRALLDNRLLSEEYTQLLLSPHVANDGDDYYGYGVWIKKNGSDIFKYHVMGYDPGVSFRSAYYPSTATTVVVCSNRSEGAYEVLQEIEEKIMLLK